One window of the Eucalyptus grandis isolate ANBG69807.140 chromosome 6, ASM1654582v1, whole genome shotgun sequence genome contains the following:
- the LOC104450332 gene encoding protein S-acyltransferase 21-like, giving the protein MSRRHGWELPADPSQVVAITGFILLSGAFYAFFAPFLGKEDTYEYVALGVYSLLALSVFALYVRCTAIDPSDPGILVEVDRTSAYQSHSGTDLAGGFFCGFLVKEDCRKDEDHLEEQTGDGDEIICTICNAEVRKFSKHCRSCDKCVDGFDHHCRWLNNCVGRKNYVTFVCLMAVSLIWLVVEFGVGVAVLVRCFVDRKGTEDQIIDKLGVRFTRIPIVIVVTLCTAVSCLATVSLGDLFFFHMILIRKGITTYDYVVAMRRQSLNQDEIIPHSETRRLPSTVDPDATQPVCISAWKLAKLRL; this is encoded by the exons GTGGTGGCGATAACAGGTTTTATTTTGCTATCTGGGGCATTTTATGCCTTCTTTGCTCCCTTTCTTGGAAAGGAGGACACATACGAATATGTCGCGCTCGGTGTTTATTCATTGTTG GCTCTCTCCGTATTTGCACTGTATGTCCGGTGCACTGCCATCGATCCTTCTGACCCTGGGATCTTGGTCGAAGTCGACAGAACTTCAGCGTACCAATCACATAGCGGAACTGATTTAGCTG GGGGATTTTTCTGTGGCTTCCTTGTCAAGGAAGATTGCCGCAAGGATGAAGATCATTTGGAGGAACAAACAGGAGACGGTGATGAGATAATTTGCACTATATGCAATGCCGAG GTACGCAAGTTTAGCAAACACTGCCGAAGCTGTGACAAATGTGTTGATGGATTTGATCATCATTGTCGA TGGTTGAATAATTGTGTGGGAAGGAAAAACTATGTCACCTTTGTGTGTCTCATGGCTGTAAGCCTTATTTGG CTTGTTGTTGAATTTGGTGTGGGAGTTGCTGTCCTTGTCCGGTGCTTCGTTGATAGAAAGGGCACTGAAGATCAGATAATTGACAAGCTTGGAGTTCGATTCACACGGATTCCCATTGTCATTGTGGTG ACCCTATGTACTGCTGTTTCTTGTCTGGCCACTGTCTCTCTTGGAGATTTATTCTTCTTCCACATGATTTTAATTAGAAAG GGTATAACGACATATGATTATGTAGTTGCAATGAGAAGACAGAGTCTTAACCAG GATGAAATCATTCCACACTCGGAGACAAGACGCCTCCCCTCCACAGTTGATCCAGATGCTACACAACCTGTTTGCATAAGTGCATGGAAGCTTGCAAAGTTAAGACTCTAA
- the LOC120286195 gene encoding protein S-acyltransferase 21-like, whose product MSRRHGWELPADPSQVVAITGFILLSGAFYAFFAPFLGKEDIHEYVALGVYSLLALSVFILYVRCTAIDPSDPGILGTSAYISHSGTDLAGNTVSVEESGEAGLRNGEESGSHNASCYSMLGGFFCGFLVKEDCCKDEDHLEEETGDEDGLYCTLCKADVRKFSKHCRKCDKCVDGFDHHCRWLTNCVGRKNYVTFVCLMAVSLIWLVVEFGVGVAVLVRCFVDRKGTEDQIIDKLGVRFTRIPIVIVVTLCIAVSCLATVHLGDLFIFHMILIRKGITTYEYVVAMRTQSEAPGPSEGGDLQSLNQMELESLLWTMLTVLAEYISPCFVKQDEIIPHLEPGCLPSTTDPDATQPSDKGRKMPQRSVRISAWKLAKLDSKEAIDAGAKARASSSVLHPVSSRHHPYNADHLSSSNISGRSSLVTSDLGFHDRNARAGMSRAKSSYRLSRTSREDTETCGHSLSNMSSPHLSNLTTSPFDNRIANRDHFNPIYRSSASQSPRSAKQSEGNENSLHMNVPQHPGRKNLGAAESTKSSVYGDRELEAGGFISLSKGVGSSQIPGSKLVYTGRSIFFDGPIVNEQPNRGMGSGIVAPNWERGSTSNYYQQGRSQRGGQLPVFLPSDNQRLSQFP is encoded by the exons ATGTCTAGGCGTCACGGCTGGGAACTCCCCGCTGATCCCTCCCAG GTGGTGGCGATAACAGGTTTTATTTTGCTATCTGGGGCATTTTATGCCTTCTTTGCTCCCTTTCTTGGAAAGGAGGACATACACGAATATGTCGCGCTCGGTGTTTATTCATTGTTG GCTCTCTCCGTATTTATACTGTATGTCCGATGCACTGCCATCGATCCTTCTGACCCTGGGATCTTGGGAACTTCAGCGTACATATCACATAGCGGAACTGATTTAGCTG GAAATACTGTTTCAGTGGAAGAGTCTGGCGAAGCAGGTCTGAGGAATGGAGAAGAATCTGGTAGTCATAATGCAAGTTGCTATTCGATGTTGGGGGGTTTTTTCTGTGGCTTCCTTGTCAAGGAAGATTGCTGCAAGGATGAAGATCATTTGGAGGAAGAAACAGGAGACGAGGATGGTTTATATTGCACTTTATGCAAGGCCGAC GTACGCAAGTTTAGCAAACACTGCAGAAAATGTGACAAATGTGTTGATGGATTTGATCATCATTGTCGA TGGTTGACTAATTGTGTGGGAAGGAAAAACTATGTCACCTTTGTGTGTCTCATGGCTGTAAGCCTTATTTGG CTTGTTGTTGAATTTGGTGTGGGAGTTGCTGTCCTTGTCCGGTGCTTCGTTGATAGAAAGGGCACTGAAGATCAGATAATTGACAAGCTTGGAGTTCGATTCACACGGATTCCCATTGTCATTGTGGTG ACCCTATGTATTGCTGTTTCTTGTCTGGCCACTGTCCATCTTGGAGATTTATTCATCTTTCACATGATTTTAATTAGAAAG GGTATAACGACATATGAGTATGTAGTTGCAATGAGAACACAGAGTGAAGCACCTGGACCATCTGAAGGAGGTGATCTGCAGAGTCTTAACCAG ATGGAGCTAGAATCTTTGTTGTGGACCATGCTGACTGTTTTGGCTGAATATATTTCCCCTTGTTTCGTTAAGCAGGATGAAATCATTCCACACTTGGAGCCAGGATGCCTCCCCTCGACAACTGATCCAGATGCTACACAACCTTCAGACAAGGGGAGAAAGATGCCCCAACGATCTGTTCGCATAAGTGCATGGAAGCTTGCAAAGTTAGACTCTAAGGAGGCAATTGACGCAGGTGCTAAAGCGAGAGCATCTTCGTCCGTTCTACATCCCGTAAGTTCTCGACATCATCCATATAATGCTGACCACTTATCCAGCAGCAACATAAGTGGAAGAAGTAGCCTGGTCACTTCTGACTTAGGGTTTCACGATAGAAATGCTAGAGCAGGGATGTCACGAGCCAAAAGTTCATATCGACTGAGCCGGACTAGTAGGGAAGATACCGAAACCTGTGGTCACAGCCTTAGCAACATGAGCAGTCCTCACctctctaatctaaccacttctCCTTTTGACAATCGAATTGCGAACCGAGATCACTTCAACCCAATATATCGGTCATCAGCATCCCAGTCTCCACGGTCGGCCAAACAAagtgaaggaaatgaaaattctcTCCACATGAATGTGCCCCAGCATCCTGGTAGGAAAAACTTGGGTGCAGCCGAGAGCACTAAATCTTCGGTGTATGGGGATCGAGAACTAGAAGCAGGGGGGTTCATATCATTGTCTAAAGGTGTTGGCTCGTCACAGATACCAGGGTCCAAGCTTGTATACACTGGTCGATCCATATTCTTCGACGGCCCTATCGTGAATGAACAACCAAACAGAGGAATGGGGAGTGGGATTGTGGCTCCTAACTGGGAAAGAGGGTCAACATCAAATTATTATCAGCAGGGTAGATCCCAGAGGGGTGGTCAACTACCTGTTTTTCTTCCGAGTGATAACCAACGATTGTCTCAGTTCCCTTGA